The Litorilinea aerophila region GGAGTTGGCCCGGCGAGGCTGCCGGGTCACCGGCTACGACTTCAGTCCCGCGGCCATCGCCTATGCCCGGGAGCTGGCCGAGCGGGAGGGCGTGGCCGACCGCTGTACGTTCGTTGAACAGGACGTGCGGCAGGTGGCATGGCCGGCCCAACACTTCGACGCGGCCCTCTTTCTCTACGGCCAGCTGGCTGTCTTCCCCCGGGAGGAAGCCCGTCACCTCCTGGCCCAGATCGCCCACTCCCTCAAGCCGGGCGCTTCCCTCTGTGTGGAACTGCTCAACCAGGAGCGGGTGGACAAAACCGACAGCAACTGGTGGTTTACCGACAACACCGGCCTGTGGGGGGATGGTCCGTTCCTGCACCTGGGCGAGCGCTTCTGGGATGCCCAGGCTGAACTCTCCATGGAGCGCTACTACATCCTCCACCTGGAAAGTGGCGAGCTCAACGAGATCCACCTTTGCGACCAGACCTACGCCGTCGAGACCATGGTGGCGATGATGCAGCAGGCCGGCTTCGACCACGTCCGCTATTATCTGGACTGGGCTGGTCTGCCCCTGTACGATGCAGAAGAGTGGATCGTGTACGTGGCTACGGTGGGGGGATAGGTGGCTGGGGGATTGGGCGATCCTTTCACCCAATCCCCCAATCCCCTAATCTTCAATCTTCAATCTTTAACCTGCCCAGGGAGGTGCACCATGTACATCCAGGACACCATGCGTTGGACCGATTTGGACGATGACCGGCTCCGTTTCTATCGGGCCCTCAGCGTGGACATGATCCAGCTGGACATCCGCAGCGGCGTAAGCACCGTGGACTCGCCGTTGGGCCAGGCCTTGCGTGCGGGCCGGGACTGCACGGCCGATTTCGAGCAGGCCCGGGAGCGGGTCGAGGCCCACGGTATGCAGCTCAACGCGGTGGTGATGTCCTGCTGGCCGGAGATCACCCTGGGCAGGCCAGACATGGACGAGAAGATCGAGGCCTGGTGCCGGATGTTGGAGTCCCTGGGGCGGGCCGGGATCCCCCACCTGGGCTGGAACTTCAAGCCCATGGGCAACTTCCGTACCACGTCTGAAATCGGGCGGGGCGGGGTGCAGTACAGCACCTTCGACTACGACGAATTCATGCGGAACCGCCCGCCGCAACACACGCCGCCGGTCTCCGAGGAGGAGATGTGGGCACGGATGGAGAAGTTCTTGCGGGCGGTGATTCCCGTGGCAGAGCGGGCCGGGGTGCGCATGGCCCTCCACCCGGACGACCCGCCGGTGCCGGAGCCGCTAGGTGGCGTGGCCCAGATCTGTTCCACCCTGGAGCAGTTTCGCCGCATCTTCGACCTGGTGCCCAGCCCCAGCCACGCCATGATCTTCTGCCAGGGCTGCATGACCGAGCTGCTGGGTACCGGCGTCTACGACGCCATCGTGGAAATGGCCTCCCAGGGGAAGATCGCGTGGGTTCACTTCCGTAACGTGCGGGGACGCCTGCCCCACTTCGCCGAGGTCTTCATCGACGAAGGGGATATCGACATGCGCCGGGCCATGGAACTATACCGGGACCACGGCTTCAACGGCCCCTACATGCTGGACCACACGCCCCGTTTTCCCCAGGCTGACTCGGAGCAGGTGGGCCGGGCCTACGCCAACGGTTACATCCGCTGCCTGATCCAGACGGTCTATGGCCGTTGAGATTGCGACGGAGGCGGAGCACGCAGGGCTGTCCGGTTTCCACCTGGATGCAAAGCGTGCTCCGCGGTGCCTTCCCGGCTCAACGAGTTTACACGGCGGGCACCAGCAGGGCCACCTGGGTTTCGTCCGGCAGGGAGCTCTTGGTGAGTTTGAGGGTCTCCTGGGGCTCCGGCGCCGAGATGCCCAGCTCCTTGAGGAACTTTTCCACCGGGTCGAGCTTGCTCAGCCACTCCACCTGGAGTTGGGGATGGGCATAGTGCATGGGGATCACGAGCTTGGGCTCGAACATCCCCACCACCTCCACAGCCCGGGCCGCGTCCAGGGTCGTGCCTCCGCCCACGGGCACCATCAGCACGTCCACCTCACCCAGGTTCAGCTCCTCGATCTCCGACTGGGCGGGCACTTCGCCCAGGTCGCCCAGGTGGCCTACAATGAAATTGTCGAATTCAAAGAAATAGATCACGTTCCGTTCCCGGTCTCCGTTGGAGCGGGCGCGGTGGTAGGTGGTGGCACCGGTGATGAAGACATTTTTGATTTCGTATTCGCCTGGCCCACGCAAAATTTTGGGCTCACCGGTGATACGGTCCACGCCGTTGTGGCCAGGGCGGTCGTGGCTGACGGTGACGATGTCGGCACGGATCTTGGGCATCTGAATGCCCACCGATTTATCGTAGGGATCGCAGACGACGGTAACGCCGCCCTCCCGGATACGAAAACAGGATAGCCCATACCAGGTAATGTCCATGACAACTCCTTGCCCTGCTTCGTGATGAGCTGGAAGCTCCCCTTCTGGGGGGAAGTCCGAATTTGGAACAAATGTTTGGGCGCACTATACCCCACTTTGGGCATGGCGACAAGATCGGTGGGGCTTGGGGGTGTAGTTCAAGTTGGGGGCAGGATTCGGACCCTACCGACACCTGGTGCGGGCAGATCCGGTAGGGGCGGGGTTTGTCCCGTCCGCTTGCTCCAAAGTTGAAATACACCCGGGGCTTGGGGCATGGTTCACCGTCACCTCCCGGGCAAAATGGCGCACCCGCTCCACATAGCTATGGTAGCACCCTGTGGGCAGGTTTTCAACGGCGGACGGGCATGGCGGTTGCGCAGCCCAGGGCCCGGTGTTATGATGAAATCCTGGGATCGGCCACCGGAGGAAGACCGGGGAACACGGAAGGAGTACAAGCCATGGAACGCGATGAAATTCGGAAAATTGTCACCGCCCAATTCTACCAATCGTTGGCGGAAAGTGGTGTCCAGATCGACGCCATCCCCACGACCCAGCTCCAGGCCATTGTCAACGCCCTGGCCGACAGCATCTTCGCTGCCTTCGACGCCCTGGAAGAAGAAGACAGCGCCGCGGGCGCCCGCCCCCGCAACGCCGCGCCCCCTGCCATAGATGAACCGCCGGAAGAGGTCCTCTGGCAGGGCCGACCCTACCTGACCATCGGCGTTCGCTACGAGCTGACCACCCAGCGCATCCGCATCATCCGGGGCATTTTGGGCAAGAACATCGAAGAGATCGAACTGGTGCGGGTGCGGGATACCAAGGTCAAGCAGCACCTGGGTGAGCGCGCCCTGAACGTGGGGGACATCACTATTTATAGCACCGATCCCACCACGCCCGAGCTTGTGCTCCACAACGTCAAAAATCCGGTGGAGGTGCGGGAGTTGATCCGCAAAGCCGCCCTGGAGGAGAAGAACCGCCGGGGACTTCACTATCGCGAGGAGATGTAAGGACTGGATACCATGAGTCTGGAAGCAGAAATGGAAACGCCGCCTATTGAAGCCGTCATCGCTGTGGCCCGGCAGGCCGGCCAGCTGGTCTGGCGCATGCAGCGCCAGGGGCTCCAACAGATCCGAGAGAAATCCAGCGCCATCGATCTGGTCACCGAGGCCGACGTGGCCAGCGAGAACCTCATCCGCCAGGCCCTTCAGGACCTGGCCCCCCACATCGGTTTTTGGGGCGAGGAGAGCAATCACCGGCCGGATGATGAGTATTTTTGGATTGTGGATCCCATCGATGGGACCATCAATTTTGCCAACCAGGTGCCTTTTTGCGCCGTGAACATCGCCCTCAACCGGGGCGAGACCACCCTGCTGGGGGTCACCCTGGAGCTGCCTGCCCAGCGGGTCTTTTGGGCCGTCCGGGGACAGGGCGCCTTCGTGCGGGAGCCCTCCGGCGTGGAACGACCCCTGGCTGTCAACCGGCGCACGGAGCTGGCCCAGGCTCTCCTCACCACCGGCTTCCCCTATCACCGGGCCACCCATGCCGATAACAACAGTGCGGAATTCACCTACTTTTTGACCCGAGCCCAGGCGGTGCGTTGTATGGGCGCAGCGGCCCTGGATCTGGCCTACGTGGCGGCTGGTGCCTTTGCCGGCTACTGGGAAGGCTGGCTCAACCCGTGGGATGCCGCGCCGGGCGTGCTCATGGTGCGCGAGGCCGGGGGACGGGTGACCGACTACAACGGCGCCGAATGGACCCTCTCCAGCTCCAGCCTGATCGCCAGCAACGGCCAGCCCTCCCTCCACGAAGCCCTGCTCCGGGGCATCCAGTCGGCCCGGGCCGGCCTCCCCAGCACCCTCCTACCGGACGCGGCGACCGCTTGAGTCCACCCTCTGGGGTTACCATCTTTGCCGATTGGGTTTGATGGTTCTGCTGCGAAAAGGTTGAATAGGACGCGGACCCACGCCGATGAACGCTGATTAGGGCCATTCTTTCCTGCGTTTCTTTGCGCCTTTGATTCCACCGCCACCCACGGCGGGCCGGAGACCCGCCCTACATATTCGCCGCGTCCGGTCTACGCGGATGGCGGCCCCTGTCGTAGGTGCGGTCTCCGGCCGCACGGTGATGCTCGGAAGGGCCTCCGTGCCCGCCCGCTGTCGCTGCGCAGCCCGACATAGCGCCCGTTCCCGTAGGGGCGGGCCGCCGTGCCCGCCCGCTGTGGCCCATCGCGAAAGGGTACCGGTTTGCGGTAGGGGCGGCTCCCAGCCGCCCGAGGATGCCGGACCCAGGTGGGTGAAGGGACGGCGACGCCTACGACGGGGCACCCATTCCCATAGGGTCGGCTCAGTTTTTAGTTTTGAACCACCAGGGGCAGGTAGAGCTGAACCGTGGGTATCAGTGTTCCGGCGGGCTGGGAAGTGGTCAGGGAGAGGGCCCGGGCCACGTTGATGCGTCCATAGCCGTAGATGGGGTCCCAGCCCGGTTCGCCCAGGTCGTCGGCGCTGGCGGTGATCAGGAAGCGCAGATCCGCGGGCTGGCGCTGGGGGTCCTGGCTGAGCAGAAGGCCGGCCAGGCCTGCCACCAGGGGGGTGGCCATGCTGGTCCCGCTCATAAACGTATAGCCGCCAAAGCGATTGTTCAGATCGTGATAGGTGCTGTAGATGATGTGGCCGGGAGCGGCCACATCCACATAGGAGCCCTGGTTGCTCAGTGACCAGGTTTGATCGTTCTCCATGGTGGCGCTGACGCCTATCACTGGATCCAGGGCGGCCGGGTAAAAGGGGGCATCGCTGTCGGCGTTGCCCGCAGCCGCCACCACCAACACACCCCGCTCTTCCGCATATCGTACCGCTTCCGCCACCGTCTGCGAAGGGACACTGGAACCCAGGCTCAGGTTAATTACCCGGGCGCCATGGTCGACGGCGAACAAGATGCCCCGGGCCACGTTAAACCAGGTGCCGCTGTTCTGTCCGTTCAACACCTTGATGGGCATGAGCCGGCAATTGGGACAGACCCCGGCCAGGCCGATGCCGTTGTCGATGGCGGCAGCGATCAGGCCGGCGGCATGGGTGCCGTGTCCATGGTCATCGGTGGGATCGGGATCGTCGTTCACGAAGTCGTAGCCGGGCACGATGCGGCCGGCGAATTCGGGGTGCTGCAGGTTGAGCCCGGTATCCAGCATGGCGATCACCACCTCGGGGCTGCCCGTGGTGATCTCCCACCCCTCCAGAGCGTGGATGCGGACAAAGGCGTACCCCTGTTCGGGGCTGGACAGGGCCGGGTCATTGGGCAGGAGGGTGCCGGTGATGGGCAGATCCAGCTCGGTGAAACGGATGTTGTCCACCTGCTGGGCCTGGAGGATGGCATCTGGCCGGGGAGCCAGGAGGCGAACTGCAGCTACCTGGATCTGGGGCAGCCACTGGATCATCTCCCCACCCAACTGGGCGATGGTCTGGGCCCGCTCTTCGGCCGACGTCTCGGCCCGAAATTGAAGCAAGAGCGTCGCTTCCTCCTGTTCGCCCTCCCTTGAAGCTGCAGCCAAAAGCCGGGGTGAGCTCACCCAGAGCATGCCCAACAGCCACACGCCCACCAGCAGGAGCAGGGCCGCACGCCAGCCATATGGGTGGAATCGTCTCTGGCCGCCGGGCAGTTGATGACGGCCTGGTAATTTCCCCGGCAAATTTGCAGATCTCCTCATGTCCGTTGACTATATCACAGAATCCTGCCACCCAAGATGTCTAAATTCTGTCAATTTCCCTACACCCGTGTGTCCCAACAGTCCTGACCGATGGCACCCAGGTCCGGGACGCGCCCGGCAGGATGGTCTCCATCTGGCAGGATAACAGAAACAGAGGACAGGTGGATCGTCGAGATGACCTGGCAACCGCCAGGTTGGCTATGCGGAAAGACGTAAAAATTGTTGTCAGAAAATCACCGGATAACGAGGGAAACAGCCTCGGCTATGTGCACAGCGAACAAAAGTTACAAGTTTCACGAGTTTTTCTGGCTGTCAATCGGCGTTTTTGAGGATGGTTTCGGTTGATTTGTGTGCAAGTTGCACATATGGGGGGGCAAGCAGGCTGTGCTATACTGGCGGTCAAGTGGATGTGAAAATCTGGGGGCAGACAGATTGCATCCACGGCATCGACCTCCTGGGTGCCCGTCAGGGCGTACAAACCCGGCAGGTTGATGCACTGCAAAGTCAACTGGGGAACGGGCTTTGCAGTTACTTCCACTTCATCATACCTCCTTTGGTTCCTCCTTTTCCTCTGGGGCCGCCGCCTTTTGGTGGCGGCCCACCCCCCTCTCCTTCCCATCGAGTCAGTCTTCAAGATCTTCAAACAGATCGCTCAACCCTTCTTCCCAGACGTCGTCCAGGGGCATGAAGGGGCGCTCGGTGAATTCGCTGGCCACCTTCTGGAGGTAGGCCCGCACGTTCAGTTGGGGCATGGTCCGGTCCAGCTCCTCCACCTTTGCCTCGATGGAAGCCGTCAGCTCTTCGCTGCGGCGGTCCAGATCGGACAGATCGATGCCCAACCCAAACATGTGGTTGAAGCGCCGCATCAGTTCATACCAGGCCCGGTAGTCGTTTTCGATGCGCACGCCCTGGATGGGGAGCGATGCACTCTGGCCGAAATCGTAGACGGGCACAAAGGCGTTGAAGACGAACACTTCCAGCTGATACTGCTCGGCCCGGTCCACCAGGTAGGAGCCGATGGTGGCGCCGCCGTGGTAGTTGGAGAAGCGCACCGCATAGGCTTCCAGCTCCGCTTTCATGGATGGCAGGCTGTAGGTGCACGAAATTTCCCGGTCCTTGTCGTAGGGCATGGCGCCATAGACGCCGCCCACGATGGCCATGCGCCGGACCTGCAATTCGCGCGCGGCGTGGAAGAGGGCGTCGGCATAGTCATCCACGTTCATGTGGGGTTCCTCGCCCAGGAAGATGACCAGGCCCTGTTCTTCTGTGCCTGCGTAGTAGAAGTCGTTGCGCCGGGGCTCGATCTGCTTGCTGTATCCCTCCTGGAAGTGGACTTCCGGGCGCAGCAGGTGGTGGGTGCCCGGAATCTGAAACAGGTAAAAACCATCGGGCTTCAGCCGCCCGATCTGGCGCGCATCCAGGTGGTCGATCAGGTAGGCCGGCAGTCCAGAGGAAACGGCACCGGCGTCGGCCCACTGATGCCAGCCCGCGATCATGTAGATCCGACGGGCCTTGGGTCGTTCCCAAAGTTCGACAAGCTCGCTCATCTATCTTCCTCTGCTCCTGCACTATCCCGGCGGCGAGGCCTGGATGACCTGCCGCCTGTCTCAGATTTTCTCCTCCTGGGAGGTTGAAACTCATCCAGGAACCAGAAGGTGTAGCGCAGGCGAATTTACGTCCCTCCCCGTGGATCCGGCCTCCTGGCCGGGCTGGGATGCCTGCACCTTTGTCACGCATCCTTGCGTGACCTACCTCACGATTGCCAAAACCGTTGTAGAATTTCTATTGTACCATAAAATGATCCGACGGCTCTGGCCTGTTCGCCCCTTCCTTCCCCAGGGCCGGCGTTACCCTCAGCGGTGGACGGCAGCCAGGATACGGTCGATGAAGTGCTGCAGGCGGGCGTAATGGGAGCCTTGCCAGTAGATCTGCCCGCAGGCCTG contains the following coding sequences:
- a CDS encoding SAM-dependent methyltransferase, yielding MTDAPARYYGGAPSSTVMDDIISRKIARALWKIYRRPERPSPWTQGGNLPWNDLAFSERMLREHLDESHGAASRVTAERMRQIDWLWQALGLQPGMHLCDVTCGPGLYAVELARRGCRVTGYDFSPAAIAYARELAEREGVADRCTFVEQDVRQVAWPAQHFDAALFLYGQLAVFPREEARHLLAQIAHSLKPGASLCVELLNQERVDKTDSNWWFTDNTGLWGDGPFLHLGERFWDAQAELSMERYYILHLESGELNEIHLCDQTYAVETMVAMMQQAGFDHVRYYLDWAGLPLYDAEEWIVYVATVGG
- a CDS encoding mannonate dehydratase, giving the protein MYIQDTMRWTDLDDDRLRFYRALSVDMIQLDIRSGVSTVDSPLGQALRAGRDCTADFEQARERVEAHGMQLNAVVMSCWPEITLGRPDMDEKIEAWCRMLESLGRAGIPHLGWNFKPMGNFRTTSEIGRGGVQYSTFDYDEFMRNRPPQHTPPVSEEEMWARMEKFLRAVIPVAERAGVRMALHPDDPPVPEPLGGVAQICSTLEQFRRIFDLVPSPSHAMIFCQGCMTELLGTGVYDAIVEMASQGKIAWVHFRNVRGRLPHFAEVFIDEGDIDMRRAMELYRDHGFNGPYMLDHTPRFPQADSEQVGRAYANGYIRCLIQTVYGR
- a CDS encoding MBL fold metallo-hydrolase: MDITWYGLSCFRIREGGVTVVCDPYDKSVGIQMPKIRADIVTVSHDRPGHNGVDRITGEPKILRGPGEYEIKNVFITGATTYHRARSNGDRERNVIYFFEFDNFIVGHLGDLGEVPAQSEIEELNLGEVDVLMVPVGGGTTLDAARAVEVVGMFEPKLVIPMHYAHPQLQVEWLSKLDPVEKFLKELGISAPEPQETLKLTKSSLPDETQVALLVPAV
- a CDS encoding PH domain-containing protein, with protein sequence MERDEIRKIVTAQFYQSLAESGVQIDAIPTTQLQAIVNALADSIFAAFDALEEEDSAAGARPRNAAPPAIDEPPEEVLWQGRPYLTIGVRYELTTQRIRIIRGILGKNIEEIELVRVRDTKVKQHLGERALNVGDITIYSTDPTTPELVLHNVKNPVEVRELIRKAALEEKNRRGLHYREEM
- a CDS encoding inositol monophosphatase family protein translates to MSLEAEMETPPIEAVIAVARQAGQLVWRMQRQGLQQIREKSSAIDLVTEADVASENLIRQALQDLAPHIGFWGEESNHRPDDEYFWIVDPIDGTINFANQVPFCAVNIALNRGETTLLGVTLELPAQRVFWAVRGQGAFVREPSGVERPLAVNRRTELAQALLTTGFPYHRATHADNNSAEFTYFLTRAQAVRCMGAAALDLAYVAAGAFAGYWEGWLNPWDAAPGVLMVREAGGRVTDYNGAEWTLSSSSLIASNGQPSLHEALLRGIQSARAGLPSTLLPDAATA
- a CDS encoding S8 family peptidase, which codes for MPGKLPGRHQLPGGQRRFHPYGWRAALLLLVGVWLLGMLWVSSPRLLAAASREGEQEEATLLLQFRAETSAEERAQTIAQLGGEMIQWLPQIQVAAVRLLAPRPDAILQAQQVDNIRFTELDLPITGTLLPNDPALSSPEQGYAFVRIHALEGWEITTGSPEVVIAMLDTGLNLQHPEFAGRIVPGYDFVNDDPDPTDDHGHGTHAAGLIAAAIDNGIGLAGVCPNCRLMPIKVLNGQNSGTWFNVARGILFAVDHGARVINLSLGSSVPSQTVAEAVRYAEERGVLVVAAAGNADSDAPFYPAALDPVIGVSATMENDQTWSLSNQGSYVDVAAPGHIIYSTYHDLNNRFGGYTFMSGTSMATPLVAGLAGLLLSQDPQRQPADLRFLITASADDLGEPGWDPIYGYGRINVARALSLTTSQPAGTLIPTVQLYLPLVVQN
- a CDS encoding PAC2 family protein — translated: MSELVELWERPKARRIYMIAGWHQWADAGAVSSGLPAYLIDHLDARQIGRLKPDGFYLFQIPGTHHLLRPEVHFQEGYSKQIEPRRNDFYYAGTEEQGLVIFLGEEPHMNVDDYADALFHAARELQVRRMAIVGGVYGAMPYDKDREISCTYSLPSMKAELEAYAVRFSNYHGGATIGSYLVDRAEQYQLEVFVFNAFVPVYDFGQSASLPIQGVRIENDYRAWYELMRRFNHMFGLGIDLSDLDRRSEELTASIEAKVEELDRTMPQLNVRAYLQKVASEFTERPFMPLDDVWEEGLSDLFEDLED